CTTGCCGAGAATCATGCcttaaaaaagcaatgatgaggtctgacttgcagcgcgcttgcctagaagatgcctattcactcttgctttagGTGCATAAGTTaggcaggaaacacggatgaTGGGTATTGTGGTAAGTAGATATATAGTAGGACCTAGACGTAGATACTCTTTTATATCTAGATTGTTTTTGGCGCAGAAGTGTGTCCCTACCTACGGAAAATCCGCATTGAAAttatgattaggtaggtacaccatAATTATTTAAGCATAAGTCTCAATCAAATTTTtgacttgactgcaatctcactgcAAGGTTGTAActtggtaagtgacgatgcaatctaatatggaagcgagctaacctggaaggggtatggcagttttctttTCTCCATGGCAACGTACCGGAACGCCACGGccaaaacctcccaccagaccagaccacaagtttagaaattataaaattccaaacccctggcGGGAATCGAACGTGGTACCTTCCTCTAATAAGACCACATTCTTACCGTTGCGCCAGGGAAGCCATCAAATCCAtgtcaattaataaataacgtcCTTTCCCCAGCTTACATAATATCCAGCATTTTCCTAACACTAGTGCTGCTAGTGTACTTCATGTTTGCGTCGTTGAGGAACCTCGTGGGGAAGATAATAATGTCCATAGCAGCCAGCCTTTTGGGTGGCTTCCTCATGTTTGTGGCACTCTTGCTCAAAATCTTGGAAAACGGAGATGTAACTGATGGATTCTGTCTTGGTTCAAGTAAGTAGCAATAATCATCATCAATAGACTATAACAGTCCACCGCTGGACTACAAGCCTCTCCCAACGGGAGGGGTTGCCCATAAATACCACGCTGAGCAGGCTGAGTTCCTGTTAGCACATTCCTGCTTCATCATCAGACCCTAGTTATCTTTGATACATTGGCGTCAAATCAACGAGTCCAAACACGATACATTTGCTGCAAGCTGTCGAGGAGTTAGGTTTTCCGCAGTGTCCTGCTCAAGATTATCGTATGAATTCGTAAAAATGTACTAATCATATTaatgtatgtattttgtttttcagatttctgtatTTACTTCTTTTTCCTGGCGAGCTTCTTCTGGATGAACGTCTTATCCTTTGATATCTGGAAGCAATTTAGGTAAAACAGTTTTGTACTTTTAGCATCATCagcgtcaaccgatagatgtccactggtccatataggtctcttgtagggaggCTCTTTcaacacgccacggtcttgcaccgcctgaatccagcggcatCCCTGCGGTTTGTTTGATGTCGCCTGTCCACCTAGttgggaggggggggggggggggggggacacGATCTGCCTTGTGCATTGCCACCTCAGCTTCGCAACCCTTTGAGCTGTATCGCTGAGGCAATCTGTAGGAGAATCAGAATTCTCagtacagatctcctcatttctgatttgatgaAACATTTgcagatcttttttttttcaggaagaAACGCCTAAGTTCTTACCGAGAACAGAGAGGAGAATATCGGCGCAAATTCCTCACATACTCCATCTACGCCTGGGGCATCCCCTTGGCAATGGcggttatatttatattattggaAAAAAACATTATAGATGTTAGAAGTGTGCCAAGCTTCATAAAACCTAATATTATTCTGAATCAGTGTTTTCTGGGTGGTAAGTGTTTTCGCacgaataaaatttattatctatctaacttttcggaggtatctgcgtttaaagcaattaagtaaatatcacttgctttaacggcgatgaaaaacatcatgaggaaacctacatggcTGCGAGTTGTCCACAATgatctcaaaggtatgtgaagtttgccaatccgcacttggtcagcatggtagactatggccaaacccttctcattctgagaggagacctgtgttcagtagtgagaaggcaatgggttgatcatgattatgaACTGCTAACACGCTTATCCTTCCCGTAGGTACTCTCGTGACGCCATCCTCAAACTCCACTGCCCTAGGAAATTGCCTAGTTCACCCTTATGGAAGGGCCGGACCTGATTACGAATGATTTTTACCTTTGTTATAGATACGGAAAGGATGTATTACCTTTACATACCGATGCTGATTTTGATTCTTTGCAACTGGGCATTTTATTTCATGACGGCTTATGCGATCTGGCAGACGAAGCGAGACGCCCGGACCATGGGCGTGACGTCTACGCCGAATAATATAAAAGAACGGTAAGAGGAAAAATGTCACCAGCATAGAATTCAGAATAAGTGTAGAAGGTGTAAAGGGGCAAACCTTTCGATCCCTGACTCACAAGTCTTCTCGTACTTCGGTCATATCTTGAAGCGGGGAAAAGATAGGTTAGAGACTAGAGAGGTCCATTATTATGGGTAACACTGAGAACAGGAGAGCGCAAGGCTTCTCTCACCAACAAGATGATCTGACCAGCGATGCGAGTCACATTAGTGTCAGTTTTACAGGATCGCAAAGGACCACTGAAAGAAAACAATGGAAACACCACATTCACTCGAGGTTAAGATCTCGCCAAGACCGCGATCTTCAGTAATGAGCGAGTGAAGACAGAGATGAATGTAATTTAGCCCAAAAATAATGTTTGATCGTTTACAGATTAAAGATCTTCCTAAGGCTGTCTCTAGTGATGGGCATCAGCTGGGTGCTGGAGATCGTGAGCGCGAGCACGCCCGACCTGGCCATCTGGTACATCACCGACCTGTACAACCTGCTCATCGGCGTCGCAATCTTCCTCATTGCTGTTTGCAACAAAAAAGTTTACAAACTATTCATCCAAAGGTACATATTCCTATAGTACGAAGGGatgggacgccccgcacacccacacagcgCCCGGCCACGGgatatcccgcaccgggttagcgcgggggctttGCGGGTCTGCGGGGCGTCCCcagccccgattgccatgtcgacgtGTCGCGAACTATACGTAACTTTCTTGTCTGGATTTCTTAGCAGTCTGTGTTTTTCAACAGTGGATagtgaaatattttatgtaagacagcctgtgccacttatgatattaTGTCCAGACTTTACTTCACAAAGCAGATTCTAAAAATCAGCTACAAAGAATTggtgagttatcgccaaaaacatAGAGTTTAGAAAAAGTCTTCGTAGCATTCTTCTTTAGAGAgatagttttttgaaaatactcaTGTTTGGCGATTACTCAAGAACTACTTTTTGGAGTTACCCGCTTCTTAGAATAACTCCTTTGGGCTTCACCGCAGTCGGGCAAAAAGGATCCAGCTTGGGTCCCCAAAGTCTATCAGTTCATCGGTTGGATTAGTTActagatataaaattattagtagTAGCTACGAGTAGTTATAAGAGTATggatagtaagtaataatacgGATTTCATTTCAGATTTGGTTCAAGGCTCTCCTTCAAGCAGGGTCTGAAATCTTCCACCCAGACCCAGGACTCAACACTTTCTGATGAACCATCGAATGAAGTGCAATTGGCATTAATGAACGATCAAACCATGAACAAAGAACCATCAGATTTCAGCGAGGTCCGGCGAAGTAGATTATGAGTTTATAACCAAACTTCAATGAACTGCCAAGAAATTGTATAAAGACTGAGGTTgaagacttaagtttcagttaaaacgagacagatttatgccagcgccatcacgctgtctcgttttaactatctcttaagtctgagcaaagtcaaagtgcgctctatagatctcagcatgAGGCTGCAGCCTCAACACAGCGGCGACACAGAAGCGGCGGCGGTAGGGCAATGATACAATACgcctttaatttttatatagatTAAGATGCTGTCCTGGAAGACAGCTGAGGTGGACTAAGCCGcaacatcaattttttttaatgtatggacCAACGATTGGCTGCAATCAGTTTAACTACCAAGAGATGATGGAGCGCACTTAGTTACCtagaagtcaaagtcaaagtcaaaatcatttattcaaagtaggtacaattgtactccttttgatggtcgaaattgttaaacttgtacgatataatcataatcataatcataatcataatcatattctttatttgctgaatacaggtaaaaaaagttgtacaaagagcatacaatgagtccaatgtattcaccatttctggcatgcaaatatagtaattaatataataattaattagtcaaaTAGTacaatgtcaaaaattaaaatatgttaaaaattaatattatgtcacaataaaattattattatacctatattattttacagtgcCAACATgtcatttattgaataaaaacatttatttatcaaccacgaaaaaagatcttttttgaAACGTGCTAAAGAAGTTAACTGACGTAAGCCTGGGGgtagtttattatatatttttatgcacatgGCATGACTACACTTTCGGTATGCTGCATTATTGGCTCTATATGTTGTTACTAGTCGATCCCTATTTCTTGAGTTCCTCGGATAAATATCACGTGCTTTGCTAAACAAATATTCGTGTTGTTTAACAAAtacacaaatatcaaatatATACATAGACGGGAGTGGGAGAATGTGTAATTGTTGAAATAATGGTCGACAGGAGTCCAAGTAGAAGGCTCCTGTCATAGCCCTTACACACCTCTTTTGTGCTATAAACGCCCTATTAGCTTCACTAGAGTTTCCCCACAATATCAATCCGTATCGGAGCACTGACGCAACGTATCCATGATAAGCTGCAAGAACCGTATTTggtaaggctgttttacgcaaTCTATAAAGCACGTACACGTATCGATTAATCTTTTTGCATACCATGTCAACATGTTCCTTCCACTTAAGATTTTTATCTAGTAGTAATCCTAGGAACTTAGTATGCAGTGCTTCTTCAATTTGattatcattatattttatattaagacTGAAGTTATTCGATCTGTTACTTATACTGAATTGCATGTAGGTAGTCTTGTTGATATTTACTTGTAGGTTATTATCGTTTAGCCAAttcacgatagtatttatttcatcattgatgtctttttcatatttattaatttcagcatTATTATTACCTGTCACGACTATAGATATGTCATCCGCAAATAAATAGCAATCATTTTTTGTTACACAAGGTAGGTCATTAATGTAGGTCAAAAATAGTAATGGTCCAAGGACGCTTCCTTGTGGAACACCAAATTTGTTAAGTTTAAAGTCAGAACGTTGAGGAACTATAGTACCACTATCGTCAATAGAATTTATTTCCACACATTGCTTGCGATTTTTTAGGTATGATTCTATCCAGCTAAGCGCCGGTTCTCTGATTCCATTTTGCTCCAACTTGTTCAAGAGGATGCTGTGCGAAACGAAATCGAAAGCTTTACTCATATCAAAGAATACGACACATGTGGGTTTTTTAGAATCTATGTATTCTGATATTTTGTTAGTTAATTGGAATGCCGCTAGGGTCGTGGACTTGTTCTTTTGAAATCCAAATTGCtgtttgttaattatattattttttgtaagaaaTTTCGATAGTCGATCATACATTGCTTTTTCGAAGATTTTTGAGAAAATAGGCACAAGTGTAATTGGACGGTAGTTATTGAGGCTCTTTCTATCATCTTTTTTATGTAATGGTTTTACTACTGATATTTTGAGAGCATCGGGAAATTCGCCGTTTATAAAAGATAAGTTAACTAAGTGTGTCAAAACTGGTACAAGTTCACATGTACATGTTTTAATGATTTTCGTTATAATTTCATCATAACCTACTGATTTAGTGTTGCGTAATGATTGTATTAGTtttatcatttcattttcaGATATAGGAGTAAGAAACAAACTAGCACCTGTTTTATTTTGGTTTATGTTACTATTTATTTTGGATTTTGTAGCTTgtgttttaaagtttttatcacTATTATTTGTCAAATTTATCCAGAAATCATTAAAACTATTTGCTATATCTTTAGCattagtaattttattgttatttactgATATTGATTCTATACATGTGTCATTGTTGTCACTTTTTGTctcattattaataattttccaAGTGGCATAACATAAATTTTTACTGTTTGCTATATATTTAGAATTAGTCAATTTTCTTGCCGTAGtgatacaatattttaatgttttcgcATAATTAGTATACTTACTCTTAATGCTgtcgtcattttttttaaaagttaaatatcttaaTGCTCTTTTTTTCTTACAGCTTATTCGAATCCCTTTTGTTAACCATTTTTGCTTTCCCCTATTCTGCACACTTATTTTTAGTCTAGGAAAACAAAGTTTATATAATACAGTTATTAGGGAATGAAAGTTGCTAAACGCTGTGTTTAAATTTTGTTCTTCAAAGATGTCTCTGAACGACAAACTTTGTAGGtgatttttaaacatatttatattataattactgtaATTACGTTTATACCTGAAccttgataatttttttttaatgttgtcaAATGTGAAGCTTAATAGTTGCGCTGTATTATGGTCCGAAATATCATGGTGGTGTAATGTACCTAAGGCTCCGTCAATGTTACTTAAAATATGGTCAATGCACGTATTTTTTCTAGTTGGTAAGTTTATATGTagtttaaagttaaagttttgaGCGAGTTGCTGCAACTCTTCAGAAACTTTGTTGCAATGCAATGTATTTATATTGAAATCGCctgctataataatatttctattttttttacagtatTTCTGAAGTATTGccctcaatttttttaaaaatacgttAACATCGGAACTAGGTGTTCGATAGACACAGATGACAAATAGATTTTTATCCACTACTTCTAAACCACAACATTCAAATGTTTCGGATTCACTTAAACTATGTAGGTATTCTAGGTTTTTTGATACAATTTCTTTCGATGTAAAAATACAAACACCGCCCCTTCTTTTTATTCTAGAATAATGTGATGCTAGTATATAATCATTAAGTTTTAAATTGCTTTCATGTCCTTTAGGAATGAAAGTCTCAGTAAAACACAATATGTCTGGGTTTTTTAATTCCTCAATCATTATTTCTATAACATCCTTTTTTGCCAGAAACCCAGCAACATTTTGATGCAGGACTTTACAGATTGAGGTACAATTGTTAGCTGTTGGCAAGAAAAAACTGAAACTTACTATATTTGCTATCGTCAGCTTCAGAAATAGTTCCCTTCTTTACCGAGTCCTGAGTAGTAGTCATGGTGTGTTCGGTTTTTTCATTCATGTCACGAGTTACCTTTTTGAAATAATAAGGAATAGTTCCTTTTTTTGGAGAATGTTTATTAAATCTTGTATTTGGTATATTTTTCCCCAAATTATTATTACCACCAGgcttaagttttttgaaattcaaaaattttttattatagtcaATTTGGTCAATCATAAAGTTAATTTTGAGGCACATATTAGATAACGCATTATTTccataaatgtttttattcaagttaatAAAAGTAGAATTAGGAAATTTGTTACAAATTAGCCGCAACATGTTGTTAAGTTTGTGTTCATTTAGATATTTACTAAAAATTACACTTGTCACAATAATCTGGACTTGTGGTAGTGAGTTTATCTTAGCATATAAGTCAGATGAGATCTTTATTGGATCACTGTCATTTTCGCCTACCGTAAGTATTAATTTGTCATTGCATGAAAGATCGTATAAGTCGCACAATTTGAGAATTTCCCCAGTCGATGCATCAGGCTTAGTGAATGCTTCAATAGTATATTTCTCATAAGGATTATTAATTCTCGACTCCATGAGCGCTGTTGACAAGTTTTTGCATTGTTGACTTCCTATGATATAAATTTTTCGTCCTGTTTTATTTTGGTCATTACTGTTTAGTTGTCTGAATTCCTCATTGGTTGCTGATTTTAATGATATTGCTGTTGTAGTTTCCATTTTCGAGAGTATTATTTCTGTCGGTTTGTGTAATATCGATGGCGTGGCTACATccatagttataatattttgtgtctTAGGTGTAGAGAACGCATTTCTTAAATCATTAGAGGTTGGCGTATTTTGTGTAGGTGTCTGTATTGAAAGTGCGTGTTTCGATTTCTTTTTCTTCGTGCGTATTGGTGTTGTATTGCCAGAGGTTGTTCCGTCATTTAATATggtttttagatattttatttgtttttcgtgGTCTTCAACTAACTTTCTCAGGTGTGAGTTTTCtatatttagtttttcaatTTCTTCATGGGCACTTTCTAACTGGGTAGATAGTCCTGCTATATCCTGTTTTAGGTCTAAAACTTGCGAGTTATCGACTGTAGAGAGGTCTGGGAGACTACAAGTACTGACATCCTTTAAAGATGAATAGTGTATATCTTCCATTGAGGTACATGTAATATTATCCAGTGATTGGttatgtaattttgtaaatttaGAAGTGTTATTACTGAGTAAATTATCTTTTATAGTAGTTTTGTCTAACATGTCACATTGCGCAGTAGATTTTAGCATGTTTGAAGCATCTATAGTCTCAGCCTGTGTTGGAGTTTTTCTGCATTTGTGACATTTCCAGTTGAGTCTCTTTTCCGTTGACATTGTATTGTATCGTTTTAAAGTG
This genomic stretch from Maniola jurtina chromosome 15, ilManJurt1.1, whole genome shotgun sequence harbors:
- the LOC123872282 gene encoding probable G-protein coupled receptor Mth-like 3 isoform X2, producing the protein MNSALKIAIIVILIVDNSQSNLLVSDICGQGLKCVPKCCPDKFYVFCDLDDSCKCEAMVIDSADLSKVPVYNEYLKYTGKNLTDVFSLVKGDLQEESLDSELMDIYLVENGKLHVKLTIPNAPAKSLVFGTENFCVDFVKTEESMHPEITFRITMPPKQDHSAKLKLNTAAYIISSIFLTLVLLVYFMFASLRNLVGKIIMSIAASLLGGFLMFVALLLKILENGDVTDGFCLGSNFCIYFFFLASFFWMNVLSFDIWKQFRKKRLSSYREQRGEYRRKFLTYSIYAWGIPLAMAVIFILLEKNIIDVRSVPSFIKPNIILNQCFLGDTERMYYLYIPMLILILCNWAFYFMTAYAIWQTKRDARTMGVTSTPNNIKERLKIFLRLSLVMGISWVLEIVSASTPDLAI
- the LOC123872282 gene encoding G-protein coupled receptor Mth2-like isoform X1; translation: MNSALKIAIIVILIVDNSQSNLLVSDICGQGLKCVPKCCPDKFYVFCDLDDSCKCEAMVIDSADLSKVPVYNEYLKYTGKNLTDVFSLVKGDLQEESLDSELMDIYLVENGKLHVKLTIPNAPAKSLVFGTENFCVDFVKTEESMHPEITFRITMPPKQDHSAKLKLNTAAYIISSIFLTLVLLVYFMFASLRNLVGKIIMSIAASLLGGFLMFVALLLKILENGDVTDGFCLGSNFCIYFFFLASFFWMNVLSFDIWKQFRKKRLSSYREQRGEYRRKFLTYSIYAWGIPLAMAVIFILLEKNIIDVRSVPSFIKPNIILNQCFLGDTERMYYLYIPMLILILCNWAFYFMTAYAIWQTKRDARTMGVTSTPNNIKERLKIFLRLSLVMGISWVLEIVSASTPDLAIWYITDLYNLLIGVAIFLIAVCNKKVYKLFIQRFGSRLSFKQGLKSSTQTQDSTLSDEPSNEVQLALMNDQTMNKEPSDFSEVRRSRL